The following proteins are encoded in a genomic region of Arachis ipaensis cultivar K30076 chromosome B02, Araip1.1, whole genome shotgun sequence:
- the LOC110269224 gene encoding uncharacterized protein LOC110269224: MAARNQTKDLKCATHLLSDKFRNMTEEKKAIVRDLGFGGLMHIPPLRVHHQLLRELANNFKHGENRLETGYGSFKITPRKISHALGINATGDLFPQKVEYKKLSEDDKIIFRRFQGKTLKSLTDEMMDIGVGNEEERLMFKRIFILYIQMAFLLPTTINKISPVHLAPIFQMDSITDRNWGGHVLTFIVKGITGYKEKKKKAIDGCLFALMIIYFHLSKNKGKKRAKRPPKPWIANWSKEQLVERMNAETEEILGIVNMAETYEISSEDLDELLRGIVEKSATEGILAVNLGSDDPSSQEHTEHSVNQPSKSIVPIQVFVPASQTTTVPELQETPETDFEPTPLIQIEWTTET, translated from the exons atggcagcaagaaaccaaacaaaagaccttaagtgtgccacACATCTCCTAAGTGATAAATTCAGAAACATGACTGAGGAGAAGAAGGCAATTGTGAGGGATCTAGGATTCGGTGGGttgatgcacatcccaccactaagggtgcatcaccaacTGTTAAGGGAGCtggcaaacaacttcaaacatggGGAGAACAGACTGGAAACAGGATATGGTTCTTTCAAAATAACCCCAAGAAAGATAAGTCatgcgcttggcatcaatgcaacag gagatctgTTTCCTCAGAAAGTCGAGTATAAGAAACTTTCTGAGgatgacaaaataatttttagaagattccagggtaagaccctcaaaagtcttaccgATGAGATGATGGATATCGGCGTTGGTAACGAAGAGGAACGCctaatgttcaagaggattttcatcctctatatacagatggcgttccttttgccaacgacaataaacaaaatctcgcCTGTACACCTGGCCCCAATTTTTCAGATGGACAGCATAACGGATCGAAACTGGGGAGGGCATGTTTTGACCTTTATCGTCAAGGGCATAACCGGctacaaggagaaaaagaagaaggcaattgatggctgcctctttgccctgatgataatatactttcatctttctaaaaataaaggcaAGAAGAGGGCTAAAAGACCACCAAAaccctggattgccaactggagtaAGGAGCAGTTGGTCGAAAGAATGAATGCAGAAACAGAGGAAATTTTG gggattgtaaACATGGc tgagaCATATGAAATATCAAGTGAAGATCTAGATGAATTGCTAAGGGGAATCGTTGAAAAATCTGCTACAGAGGG AATACTGGCtgtgaacttgggaagtgatgatccttcctctcaagAACACACAGAACATAGTGTAAACCAGCCGTCAAaaagcat agtcccGATTCAAGTTTTTGTGCCGGCgtcccaaacaaccactgtgcCAGAACTTCAAGAAACACCTGAGACAGATTTTGAGCCAACCCCTCTGATACAGATTGAATGGACTACAgaaacgtaa
- the LOC110269225 gene encoding uncharacterized protein LOC110269225: MMMARTASYVPKTDPVPSFSLGLTDSSQEGASTQETERAKSPETANLLEQLDDLVQKIASSAAKEKSKSPQIQRETGGESSGKFETPEGINQITDDMKEKCYIWGTRLKTYADGSTDEYDHMCTLMAQDNYILFRMHLASLQIVSAMCHILNRKNDKRFQEQYFIFCFAIVAEHGPFEAPKGGIHITENQ; encoded by the exons ATGATGATGGCACGAACAGCATcctatgttcctaaaacagatccagtgccatcattcagccttggcttgactgattcaagccaggAGGGAGCGTCAACGCAGGAGACAGAAAGGGCAAAATCTCCAGAAACTGCAAATTTGCTAGAACAATTAGACGATTTAGTAcaaaaaatagcaagcagtgcggcgaaagaaaaaagtaaaagtccacaaattcaaagggagactgggggagaaagttctgggaagtttgaaactcctgagGGAATAAATCAGATTACGGATGATATGAAAGAAAAGTGCTACATCTGGGGGACACGACTGAAGACTTACGCAGATGGCAGTACTGACGAGTATGACCACATGTGCACTCTGATGGCCCAAGATAATTACATTTTATTTAGAATGCACCTTGCATCCCTCCAG attgtatctgccatGTGCCACATCCTCAACCGGAAAAATGATAAAAGGTTTCAAGAACaa TATTTCATTTTTTGTTTCGCAATTGTTGCAGAGCATGGCCCTTTCGAAGCACCCAAAGGGGGAATTCATATCACCGAAAACCAATAA